From the Heliangelus exortis chromosome 25, bHelExo1.hap1, whole genome shotgun sequence genome, one window contains:
- the NUAK2 gene encoding NUAK family SNF1-like kinase 2, whose translation MERAVGIGTATGSGSALATSLAEGLIKSPRPLMKKQAVKRHHHKHNLKHRYEFLETLGKGTYGKVKKARERSGKLVAIKSIRKDKIKDEQDLVHIRREIEIMSSLNHPHIIAVHEVFENSSKIVIVMEFASRGDLYDYISERQRLSEQEARHFFRQVVSAVYYCHKNGIVHRDLKLENILLDANGNIKIADFGLSNVYQQDKLLQTYCGSPLYASPEIINGRPYKGPEVDSWSLGVLLYILVHGTMPFDGHDYKTLVKQITNGDYREPTKLSDACGLIRWMLMVNPERRATIEDIATHWWVNWGYKVPLGEQELLRETESPMATVAEWLRRSSRPLLENGSKVRCFLKQHIPGVTLERQRSLKKSKKENDVSQVLQEVALAPENPSKSILKRPKGILKKRNSCEQKVPGPGPPPVVPVGEARGEDGAVGALGLPQVLSPGILPRSGDAGAVPTAAPKKGILKKPPARESGYYSSLECCESGDVLDAGSLDLDGSVFPDPPSPEQGPQGLPARRKGILKHNSKYSSSSTEPENPPGQGLGGFSEVTLPQVPRAHPSSAVSEDSILSTESFDQLDLPTRVPHGGGGMRGCVSADSLLRLEEEEEVEEGRRLRRWTVTHCRSPLAESSLSLAGCDNVTEVHRCAMAIGMKLS comes from the exons ATGGAGCGGGCGGTGGGGATAGGGACCGCGACCGGGTCAGGGTCGGCGCTGGCCACCTCGCTGGCCGAGGGGCTGATCAAATCCCCGCGGCCGCTGATGAAGAAGCAGGCGGTGAAGAGGCACCACCACAAACATAACCTCAAGCACCGCTACGAGTTCCTGGAAACGCTGGGGAAGGGCACCTACGGGAAGGTGAAGAAAGCCCGGGAGCGCTCCGGCAAGCTG GTGGCCATCAAATCAATCCGGAAAGACAAAATCAAGGATGAGCAGGACCTTGTCCATATCCGGAGAGAGATTGAGATCATGTCCTCCCTTAACCACCCCCACATCATTGCTGTCCATGAAG tgtttgagaacagcagcaaaatcgTCATCGTGATGGAGTTTGCCAGCAGGGGGGATCTGTACGACTACATCAGCGAGAGGCAGCGGCTGAGCGAGCAGGAGGCTCGGCACTTCTTCCGCCAGGTGGTTTCTGCTGTCTACTACTGCCACAAG AATGGGATCGTTCACAGGGACCTGAAGCTGGAGAACATCCTGCTGGATGCAAATGGGAACATCAAG ATCGCAGACTTTGGCCTCTCCAACGTTTACCAGCAGGACAAGCTCCTGCAGACCTACTGTGGCAGCCCCCTCTATGCATCCCCTGAGATCATCAATGGGAGGCCCTACAAGGGCCCAGAG GTGGACAGCTGGTCCCTGGGTGTTCTCCTCTACATCCTGGTCCATGGCACGATGCCTTTTGATGGCCACGACTACAAGACTCTGGTCAAACAGATCACAAACGGGGACTACAGGGAGCCCACGAAGCTTTCGG aTGCCTGTGGGCTGATCCGCTGGATGCTGATGGTGAACCCCGAGCGCCGTGCCACCATCGAGGACATTGCCACCCACTGGTGGGTGAACTGGGGCTACAAAGTGCCACTTGGggagcaagagctgctgagggaGACCGAGTCCCCCATGGCCACGGTGGCAGAGTGGCTTCGCCGTTCCTCCCGACCCCTCCTGGAGAACGGCTCCAAGGTGAGATGCTTCCTGAAGCAGCACATCCCCGGCGTCACCCTGGAGAGGCAACGCTCCCTCAAGAAGTCCAAGAAGGAGAACGACGTCtcccaggtgctgcaggaggtggcCCTGGCCCCGGAGAATCCCTCCAAGTCCATCCTCAAGAGGCCCAAGGGTATCTTGAAGAAGAGAAACTCCTGTGAGCAGAAGGtgcccggccccggccccccGCCTGTGGTGCCCGTGGGAGAGGCGAGGGGGGAGGACGGGGCTGTGGGTGCTCTGGGTCTCCCCCAGGTCCTGTCCCCCGGGATTCTGCCTCGCAGTGGAGATGCTGGAGCCGTGCCCACGGCTGCACCCAAGAAGGGAATCCTGAAAAAGCCCCCAGCGAGGGAGTCAGGGTACTACTCATCCCTGGAATGCTGCGAATCCGGGGATGTCCTGGACGCGGGAAGCTTGGACCTCGATGGGAGCGTTTTTcctgaccccccctccccagagcagggTCCCCAGGGACTCCCTGCCCGCCGCAAAGGCATCCTGAAGCACAACAGCAAATACTCCTCCAGCAGCACCGAGCCAGAGAACCCCCCCGGGCAGGGCTTGGGGGGCTTCAGCGAGGTGACCCTGCCCCAGGTGCCCCGTGCCCACCCGTCCAGCGCTGTCAGCGAGGACAGCATCCTCTCCACGGAGTCCTTTGACCAGCTCGACCTGCCCACCCGTGTGCCCCACGGGGGTGGGGGCATGAGGGGCTGTGTCTCTGCTGACAGCCTGCTGCggctggaagaggaggaggaggtggaggaagggcGCAGGCTGCGCCGCTGGACTGTCACCCACTGCCGGAGCCCTCTGGCTGAGAGCAGCTTGTCCCTGGCTGGCTGTGACAATGTCACCGAGGTCCATCGATGTGCCATGGCCATTGGCATGAAGCTGAGCTGA